A window of the Phragmites australis chromosome 20, lpPhrAust1.1, whole genome shotgun sequence genome harbors these coding sequences:
- the LOC133901330 gene encoding glucan endo-1,3-beta-glucosidase-like codes for MATRTESCLLGHVLLAVSALVVAAAAAGDDPGKIGICHGRVGSNLPPPAAAAALLRRNGVTKARLFLPDPAVLPAFAAAGIDLIVGVPNENLTFLSASGPEGAAQWLRSAVLAHAPAERVRYLAVGNEVLYNNQFYAPHLVPAMQNLHAALVALGLDGKVKVSSAHASSVLAASYPPSAGAFDAASLPVLRPMLRFLADTGAPFMVNTYPFISYVNDPANVQLGYALFGAGAAPVQDGALVYTNLFDATVDALVAALEKEGFGNVPVAVTETGWPTAGHPAATPQNAAAYNAKMVERAARGVGTPRRPGMPVETFLFDLYDEDGKPGAEFERHFGIFKADGSKAYDINFA; via the coding sequence ATGGCCACGAGAACAGAGTCGTGTCTGCTGGGCCACGTCCTTCTCGCCGTCTCGGCGCTCgtcgtggcggcggcggcggccggtgaCGACCCGGGCAAGATCGGCATCTGCCACGGCCGCGTCGGCAGCAACCTCCCGCcaccggcggccgcggcggcgctgcTGAGGCGGAACGGGGTCACCAAGGCGCGGCTCTTCCTCCCGGACCCGGCCGTGCTCCCGGCCTTCGCCGCGGCCGGCATCGACCTCATAGTGGGCGTGCCCAACGAGAACCTGACCTTCCTCTCCGCGTCGGGGCCCGAGGGCGCTGCCCAGTGGCTGCGGTCCGCCGTCCTCGCGCACGCCCCCGCCGAGCGCGTCCGCTACCTCGCCGTCGGCAACGAGGTGCTGTACAACAACCAGTTCTACGCGCCGCACCTCGTGCCCGCCATGCAGAACCTGCACGCCGCGCTCGTCGCGCTCGGCCTCGACGGCAAGGTGAAGGTCTCCTCCGCGCACGCCTCCTCGGTGCTCGCCGCGTCATACCCGCCCTCCGCCGGCGCGTTCGACGCAGCCTCCCTCCCGGTCCTCCGCCCCATGCTGCGGTTCCTGGCCGACACCGGCGCACCATTCATGGTGAACACCTACCCATTCATCAGCTACGTGAACGACCCCGCCAACGTGCAGCTCGGGTACGCGCTGTTCGGCGCGGGAGCAGCGCCGGTGCAGGACGGCGCGCTGGTGTACACGAACCTGTTCGACGCCACGGTGGACGCGCTGGTGGCCGCGCTGGAGAAGGAGGGGTTCGGGAACGTGCCGGTCGCGGTGACGGAGACCGGTTGGCCTACCGCGGGGCACCCGGCCGCGACACCGCAGAACGCCGCGGCGTACAACGCCAAGATGGTGGAGAGGGCGGCGCGCGGCGTCGGCACGCCAAGGCGGCCCGGCATGCCCGTGGAGACGTTCCTGTTCGACCTGTACGACGAGGACGGCAAGCCCGGGGCCGAGTTCGAGCGGCactttgggatcttcaaagcggACGGGAGCAAGGCGTACGATATCAACTTCGCGTAG
- the LOC133901302 gene encoding lon protease homolog 2, peroxisomal, giving the protein MADSPVELPGRLAILPFRNKVLLPGAIVRIRCTNPSSVKLVEQELWQREEKGLIGVLPVRDSEAAAVGSLLSPGVGSDSGEGGSKAGGSGGESAKQDAKNGKEPIHWHSRGVAARALHLSRGVEKPSGRVTYTVVLEGLCRFSVQEHSARGSYHVARVSRLDMTKTELEQAEQDPDLIALSRQFKATAMELISVLEQKQKTVGRTKVLLETVPVYRLADIFVASFEISFEEQLSMLDSVDLKVRLSKATELVDRHLQSILVAEKITQKVEGQLSKSQKEYLLRQQMRAIKEELGDNDDDEDDVAALERKMQNAGMPANIWKHAQRELRRLRKMQPQQPGYSSSRAYLELLADLPWQKVSEERELDLRAAKESLDQDHYGLTKVKQRIIEYLAVRKLKPDARGPVLCFVGPPGVGKTSLASSIAKALNRKFIRISLGGVKDEADIRGHRRTYIGSMPGRLIDGLKRVSVSNPVMLLDEIDKTGSDVRGDPASALLEVLDPEQNKTFNDHYLNVPFDLSKVIFVTTANRMQPIPPPLLDRMEVIELPGYTPEEKLKIAMKHLIPRVLEQHGLSSAYLQIPEAMVELIIERYTREAGVRNLEQNLAALARAAAVKVAEQVNTLRLGKEIQPITTTLLDSRLADGGEVEMEVIPMGHDISNTYENPSPMIVDEATLEKVLGPPRFGDREAADRVASPGVSVGLVWTSFGGEVQFVEATAMVGKGDLHLTGQLGDVIKESAQISLTWVRARAADLNLSPTSDINLLENRDIHIHFPAGAVPKDGPSAGVTLVTSLVSLFSNRKVRADTAMTGEMTLRGLVLPVGGVKDKVLAAYRYGIKRVILPERNMKDLAEVPSPILSGMEILLVKRIEEVLDHAFEGGCPLRSRSKL; this is encoded by the exons ATGGCGGACTCGCCGGTGGAGCTGCCGGGCCGGCTCGCCATACTGCCGTTCCGCAACAAGGTGCTCCTCCCCGGCGCCATCGTGCGGATCCGCTGCACCAACCCCAGCAG TGTGAAGCTTGTGGAGCAGGAGCTCTGGCAGAGGGAGGAGAAGGGTCTGATCGGGGTGCTTCCCGTGCGGGATTCAGAGGCTGCAGCTGTTGGTTCATTGCTGTCTCCTG GTGTGGGCAGTGATTCAGGTGAGGGAGGCAGCAAGGCTGGTGGTTCTGGGGGTGAGTCAGCAAAGCAGGACGCAAAGAACGGGAAGGAGCCCATTCACTGGCACAGCCG GGGAGTTGCTGCTAGAGCATTACACCTTTCCAGAGGGGTGGAGAAGCCAAGTGGAAGGGTTACATACACTGTTGTTCTTGAAGGTCTATGTAGGTTCAGTGTCCAGGAACACAGTGCAAGAGGGTCATACCATGTTGCCCGTGTTTCACGCCTTGACATGACAAAGACTG AATTGGAGCAGGCAGAGCAAGACCCAGATCTCATTGCTCTTTCTAGGCAATTTAAAGCTACTGCCATGGAACTAATTTCTGTTCTAGAACAG AAGCAGAAAACAGTTGGTAGGACAAAGGTGCTTCTTGAGACGGTTCCTGTTTATAGGCTAGCTGATATTTTTGTTGCTAGCTTTGAAATAAGCTTTGAGGAGCAGCTTTCCATGCTGGATTCAGTTGACTTGAAAGTTAGACTTTCAAAGGCAACTGAACTTGTAGATAGACACCTGCAG TCCATTCTTGTAGCTGAGAAAATAACGCAAAAGGTTGAGGGGCAGCTGTCAAAGTCTCAAAAAGAATATCTACTGCGCCAGCAG ATGAGGGCTATTAAAGAGGAACTTggtgataatgatgatgatgaagatgatgtggcTGCATTGGAGAGGAAGATGCAGAATGCAGGAATGCCGGCCAATATTTGGAAGCATGCTCAAAGGGAGTTGAG GCGCCTAAGAAAGATGCAACCTCAGCAACCTGGGTATAGTAGCTCTCGAGCCTACTTGGAACTTCTTGCAGACCTTCCTTGGCAAAAGGTCAGTGAAGAAAGGGAGCTTGACCTTAGAGCTGCAAAAGAGAGTCTTGACCAGGATCATTATGGGCTAACAAAAGTTAAGCAACGGATTATTGAGTATCTGGCCGTTCGTAAG CTTAAACCTGATGCCAGAGGTCCAGTGCTGTGTTTTGTGGGACCACCTGGTGTTGGAAAAACATCTTTGGCTTCATCCATAGCAAAGGCCCTAAACAGGAAGTTCATAAGAATCTCTCTTGGTGGTGTAAAGGATGAAGCTGATATTAGGGGCCACCGAAGGACGTACATTGGAAGCATGCCAGGGCGACTCATTGATGGATTGAAG AGAGTATCTGTCAGCAACCCAGTGATGCTTCTGGACGAAATTGACAAGACTGGTTCTGATGTACGTGGGGATCCAGCATCAGCACTGCTAGAAGTTCTTGACCCTGAGCAGAACAAAACATTCAATGATCA CTATTTGAATGTTCCATTTGACCTGTCAAAGGTCATATTTGTTACAACTGCCAACAGGATGCAGCCTATCCCCCCTCCTCTGTTAGATAGGATGGAAGTCATTGAGCTACCAGGCTACACGCCTGAGGAGAAGCTAAAAATAGCCATGAAACATCTCATACCAAGGGTATTGGAGCAGCATGGCTTGAGTTCGGCATATCTTCAGATTCCTGAG GCTATGGTCGAACTGATCATCGAGAGATACACACGAGAAGCTGGTGTACGTAATCTTGAGCAGAACCTAGCTGCATTGGCCCGTGCAGCTGCTGTCAAGGTTGCAGAGCAAGTTAACACTCTTAGACTAGGCAAGGAAATACAACCAATTACTACAACTCTACTGGATTCGAGGCTTGCTGATGGTGGTGAAGTTGAAATGGAAGTTATTCCTATGGGCCATGATATATCAAATACTTATGAAAATCCATCTCCTATGATTGTTGATGAGGCTACGCtagagaaagtgctcggg CCTCCTAGATTTGGTGATAGAGAAGCTGCAGATCGTGTAGCAAGCCCAGGAGTTTCAGTTGGGCTTGTTTGGACTTCCTTTGGTGGGGAAGTTCAATTTGTGGAGGCTACAGCCATGGTGGGTAAGGGTGACTTGCACTTGACAGGACAGCTTGGTGATGTTATTAAGGAGTCAGCGCAAATATCTTTGACATGG GTGAGAGCAAGAGCTGCTGACCTCAATTTGTCACCTACTTCTGATATTAACTTACTGGAGAACCGTGATATTCACATACACTTTCCTGCTGGTGCTGTGCCAAAAGATGGCCCTTCTGCAGGAGTGACATTGGTAACATCATTGGTGTCACTTTTTAGTAACAGAAAAGTCAGAGCAGATACTGCTATGACTGGAGAGATGACTCTAAGGGGCCTTGTATTGCCAGTTGGTGGTGTTAAGGACAAG GTACTTGCGGCTTATCGTTATGGAATAAAGAGAGTAATTTTACCTGAAAGGAACATGAAGGACTTGGCTGAGGTTCCATCACCCATTCTCTCTGGCATGGAG ATTCTGCTTGTGAAGCGCATCGAGGAAGTACTCGACCATGCTTTCGAAGGTGGATGTCCACTGAGATCACGCTCCAAGCTATAG
- the LOC133901581 gene encoding probable inactive purple acid phosphatase 29 isoform X1 — MGLGLRRRGARLLPLLLLVAAAGAAAGNEKGPHKLRFRRESGTFKVVQVADMHYADGRRTGCENVLPSQEAGCSDLNTTAFLYRVFRAEDPDLVVFTGDNIYGSDSTDAAKSMDAAIAPAIDMKLPWAAVIGNHDQEGTLSREGVMRHLVGMKNSLSSFNPGGIEIDGYGNYNLEVSGVERTSLDEKSVLNLYFLDSGDYSTVRSIKGYGWIKASQQVWFQQTSSRLQRKYMDENPKQKEPAPGLVFFHIPLPEFSSFTATNFTGVKQEGISSPSINSGFFATMVESGDVRAAFVGHDHINDFCGTLSGIQLCYAGGFGYHAYGKAGWSRRARVVSVQLEKTDSGEWGGVKSIKTWKRLDDPHLSTIDSEVLWNRGSNGTYFFNTTTNLGIAN; from the exons ATGGGCCTCGGcctccggcggcgcggcgcccgCCTGCTGCCGCTGCTCCTGCTCGTCGCCGCGGCCGGTGCCGCCGCGGGGAACGAGAAGGGGCCCCACAAGCTGCGGTTCCGGCGCGAGAGCGGGACGTTCAAGGTGGTGCAGGTGGCCGACATGCACTACGCGGACGGCCGCCGGACGGGCTGCGAGAACGTGCTCCCGTCCCAGGAGGCCGGCTGCTCCGACCTCAACACTACCGCCTTCCTCTACCGGGTGTTCCGCGCCGAGGACCCCGACCTCGTCGTCTTCACAG GTGATAACATCTATGGCTCGGATTCAACTGATGCTGCCAAGTCTATGGATGCGGCGATTGCCCCAGCCATTGACATGAAACTTCCTTGGGCTGCTGTGATTGGAAACCATGACCAAGAGGGTACCCTGTCGCGTGAGGGTGTGATGCGTCACCTTGTGGGCATGAAGAACAGCCTCTCAAGCTTCAATCCGGGAGGAATTGAAATTGATGGTTACGGCAATTATAATTTGGAAGTTTCTGGGGTTGAAAGAACATCACTGGATGAAAAATCAGTGCTCAACCTGTATTTTCTTGACAGCGGTGACTATTCTACTGTGCGCTCAATCAAGGGTTATGGTTGGATCAAGGCTTCGCAGCAAGTCTGGTTCCAGCAAACATCTTCAAGACTACAG AGAAAGTATATGGATGAAAACCCAAAGCAGAAGGAGCCAGCACCTGGCCTTGTGTTCTTCCACATTCCACTGCCGGAGTTTAGCAGCTTTACAGCAACCAATTTCACAGGAGTGAAGCAGGAGGGTATCAGCTCACCATCAATCAACTCTGGTTTCTTTGCCACCATGGTGGAGTCTGGAGATGTGAGGGCTGCCTTTGTAGGACATGATCACATTAATGACTTTTGCGGGACGCTCAGTGGTATTCAGCTGTGCTATGCTGGTGGATTTGGTTACCATGCCTACGGGAAGGCCGGGTGGTCAAGAAGAGCGAGGGTGGTGTCTGTGCAACTTGAGAAGACAGATAGCGGTGAGTGGGGAGGAGTGAAGTCCATCAAGACATGGAAGAGGCTTGATGATCCCCATCTCAGCACAATTGACTCTGAGGTCCTCTGGAACAGAGgctctaatg GAACCTATTTTTTCAACACCACTACTAATCTAGGAATTGCCAATTGA
- the LOC133901582 gene encoding probable histone H2A.5, which yields MDVAGAGAGGKVKKGAAGRKAGGPRKKSVPRSVKAGLQFPVGRIGRYLKKGRYAQRVGSGAPVYLAAVLEYLAAEVLELAGNAARDNKKTRIVPRHVLLAIRNDEELGKLLAGVTIAHGGVLPNINPVLLPKKLAEKAASGAKEAKSPKKGAKSPKKA from the coding sequence ATGGacgtcgccggcgccggagcGGGTGGTAAGGTGAAGAAGGGGGCGGCCGGGCGCAAGGCGGGCGGGCCCAGGAAGAAGTCGGTGCCTCGGTCTGTGAAGGCCGGGCTCCAGTTCCCCGTCGGACGCATCGGGCGCTACCTCAAGAAGGGCCGCTACGCCCAGCGCGTCGGCTCCGGCGCCCCCGTCTACCTCGCCGCTGTCCTGGAGTACCTCGCTGCCGAGGTGCTGGAGCTGGCCGGGAACGCGGCGAGGGATAACAAGAAGACGCGGATCGTCCCGCGCCACGTGCTCCTGGCGATCCGCAACGACGAGGAGCTCGGGAAGCTGCTGGCCGGCGTTACCATCGCGCACGGCGGCGTCCTGCCCAACATCAACCCGGTGCTGCTGCCCAAGAAGCTGGCGGAGAAGGCGGCCAGCGGCGCCAAGGAGGCCAAGTCGCCCAAGAAGGGCGCCAAGTCCCCCAAGAAGGCCTAG
- the LOC133901581 gene encoding probable inactive purple acid phosphatase 29 isoform X2, which translates to MGLGLRRRGARLLPLLLLVAAAGAAAGNEKGPHKLRFRRESGTFKVVQVADMHYADGRRTGCENVLPSQEAGCSDLNTTAFLYRVFRAEDPDLVVFTGDNIYGSDSTDAAKSMDAAIAPAIDMKLPWAAVIGNHDQEGTLSREGVMRHLVGMKNSLSSFNPGGIEIDGYGNYNLEVSGVERTSLDEKSVLNLYFLDSGDYSTVRSIKGYGWIKASQQVWFQQTSSRLQRKYMDENPKQKEPAPGLVFFHIPLPEFSSFTATNFTGVKQEGISSPSINSGFFATMVESGDVRAAFVGHDHINDFCGTLSGIQLCYAGGFGYHAYGKAGWSRRARVVSVQLEKTDSGEWGGVKSIKTWKRLDDPHLSTIDSEVLWNRGSNGRRRKNPDGS; encoded by the exons ATGGGCCTCGGcctccggcggcgcggcgcccgCCTGCTGCCGCTGCTCCTGCTCGTCGCCGCGGCCGGTGCCGCCGCGGGGAACGAGAAGGGGCCCCACAAGCTGCGGTTCCGGCGCGAGAGCGGGACGTTCAAGGTGGTGCAGGTGGCCGACATGCACTACGCGGACGGCCGCCGGACGGGCTGCGAGAACGTGCTCCCGTCCCAGGAGGCCGGCTGCTCCGACCTCAACACTACCGCCTTCCTCTACCGGGTGTTCCGCGCCGAGGACCCCGACCTCGTCGTCTTCACAG GTGATAACATCTATGGCTCGGATTCAACTGATGCTGCCAAGTCTATGGATGCGGCGATTGCCCCAGCCATTGACATGAAACTTCCTTGGGCTGCTGTGATTGGAAACCATGACCAAGAGGGTACCCTGTCGCGTGAGGGTGTGATGCGTCACCTTGTGGGCATGAAGAACAGCCTCTCAAGCTTCAATCCGGGAGGAATTGAAATTGATGGTTACGGCAATTATAATTTGGAAGTTTCTGGGGTTGAAAGAACATCACTGGATGAAAAATCAGTGCTCAACCTGTATTTTCTTGACAGCGGTGACTATTCTACTGTGCGCTCAATCAAGGGTTATGGTTGGATCAAGGCTTCGCAGCAAGTCTGGTTCCAGCAAACATCTTCAAGACTACAG AGAAAGTATATGGATGAAAACCCAAAGCAGAAGGAGCCAGCACCTGGCCTTGTGTTCTTCCACATTCCACTGCCGGAGTTTAGCAGCTTTACAGCAACCAATTTCACAGGAGTGAAGCAGGAGGGTATCAGCTCACCATCAATCAACTCTGGTTTCTTTGCCACCATGGTGGAGTCTGGAGATGTGAGGGCTGCCTTTGTAGGACATGATCACATTAATGACTTTTGCGGGACGCTCAGTGGTATTCAGCTGTGCTATGCTGGTGGATTTGGTTACCATGCCTACGGGAAGGCCGGGTGGTCAAGAAGAGCGAGGGTGGTGTCTGTGCAACTTGAGAAGACAGATAGCGGTGAGTGGGGAGGAGTGAAGTCCATCAAGACATGGAAGAGGCTTGATGATCCCCATCTCAGCACAATTGACTCTGAGGTCCTCTGGAACAGAGgctctaatg GGAGGCGCAGGAAGAATCCTGATGGTAGTTAA
- the LOC133901581 gene encoding probable inactive purple acid phosphatase 29 isoform X3: protein MFPRLQLLRTWVQTMLFLVGKQNCKRGDNIYGSDSTDAAKSMDAAIAPAIDMKLPWAAVIGNHDQEGTLSREGVMRHLVGMKNSLSSFNPGGIEIDGYGNYNLEVSGVERTSLDEKSVLNLYFLDSGDYSTVRSIKGYGWIKASQQVWFQQTSSRLQRKYMDENPKQKEPAPGLVFFHIPLPEFSSFTATNFTGVKQEGISSPSINSGFFATMVESGDVRAAFVGHDHINDFCGTLSGIQLCYAGGFGYHAYGKAGWSRRARVVSVQLEKTDSGEWGGVKSIKTWKRLDDPHLSTIDSEVLWNRGSNGTYFFNTTTNLGIAN from the exons ATGTTTCCAAGGCTGCAACTTTTGCGAACATGGGTGCAGACAATGTTGTTTCTGGTgggaaaacaaaattgcaaacgAG GTGATAACATCTATGGCTCGGATTCAACTGATGCTGCCAAGTCTATGGATGCGGCGATTGCCCCAGCCATTGACATGAAACTTCCTTGGGCTGCTGTGATTGGAAACCATGACCAAGAGGGTACCCTGTCGCGTGAGGGTGTGATGCGTCACCTTGTGGGCATGAAGAACAGCCTCTCAAGCTTCAATCCGGGAGGAATTGAAATTGATGGTTACGGCAATTATAATTTGGAAGTTTCTGGGGTTGAAAGAACATCACTGGATGAAAAATCAGTGCTCAACCTGTATTTTCTTGACAGCGGTGACTATTCTACTGTGCGCTCAATCAAGGGTTATGGTTGGATCAAGGCTTCGCAGCAAGTCTGGTTCCAGCAAACATCTTCAAGACTACAG AGAAAGTATATGGATGAAAACCCAAAGCAGAAGGAGCCAGCACCTGGCCTTGTGTTCTTCCACATTCCACTGCCGGAGTTTAGCAGCTTTACAGCAACCAATTTCACAGGAGTGAAGCAGGAGGGTATCAGCTCACCATCAATCAACTCTGGTTTCTTTGCCACCATGGTGGAGTCTGGAGATGTGAGGGCTGCCTTTGTAGGACATGATCACATTAATGACTTTTGCGGGACGCTCAGTGGTATTCAGCTGTGCTATGCTGGTGGATTTGGTTACCATGCCTACGGGAAGGCCGGGTGGTCAAGAAGAGCGAGGGTGGTGTCTGTGCAACTTGAGAAGACAGATAGCGGTGAGTGGGGAGGAGTGAAGTCCATCAAGACATGGAAGAGGCTTGATGATCCCCATCTCAGCACAATTGACTCTGAGGTCCTCTGGAACAGAGgctctaatg GAACCTATTTTTTCAACACCACTACTAATCTAGGAATTGCCAATTGA